One genomic window of Halictus rubicundus isolate RS-2024b chromosome 12, iyHalRubi1_principal, whole genome shotgun sequence includes the following:
- the Flash gene encoding FLICE-associated huge protein isoform X1 → MEDDTDIYEDLPSVEIKLEENFLETQTESNTREYAELKKQIAELTIKLEDFRKVNENLEVNLASLLKTAKSEIARKDRMIEDLRKQLDDVMFKRGAHFKRNDRVHKPTFVDNVTIPRQITDQISLPLSQNKHESAETESSYNPTKNSNLSKSTLTPLTVFGERLLKRIAEEQSMEKRGKQPSKFGCNNSCVPTIEGYVVESDKENGSVTDVKPSRTKEMQLSAVEEYSEKERFTATNCLAEGRNEMDSNVRFQQKRKHITDIVDIADGEKNDGTDRTMNIKCVEFEVKERALRSTNKEPREDVNNVFDKRHEHTKTKRFEGSEKYSDSRYITYSNTERNRSSSVQESGKKRSHRVTTVAGQPSQNDADERVAKRHCKSAERLSITMDDYRSNSVECRRIKQREDRRTTEPWGDRRSRRRQSFCESSRDEKYTRSKSNKYNDYRERSVRRYDTNSDSADGSRSAAKRESRDSRNIEKSEKYARSTNKRSARSEDYEYQPKERLKDVDRRQYRTRYCETFKSEKAIDINKSIERSDRRRFAGNYETPSICSSNGKRREKSQDRWTNGDKPESPVISTDETNANIVIRAATPTTNAVATCIATVVSLDEQYCENIGHVENETVENVENIEKFIRNYNASDVHHPKDSLDERNDTSKIAKEHGPTTNHVFKGETNFEEQPDTIRSDDVKPAEMNTKLEAVESNDALQQVFQGSVQNDTKENETTVAPSPVEHTKSKQVLESNSLIDLPADKASTNLRTDAALSNTNATCNISSSNTFQISKPGCNGNVNGDADGDSNDDEGGNDKDNDKTRSRTVSRDVEADRTNSNCDYSVPDSITKGIDDDCDRNNESDGNIKIHMKTNENDHKTVRNKKGTSKENDRANLAEKLDEKIENEESKVNKEQKENGIAVTEQGSREMEKSSINCNGTNRKKTSTNVHGKIIVLVRRKKPVCLANNNANMTVLINNSQNLNNS, encoded by the exons ATGGAGGATGATACTGATATTTACGAAGATTTGCCGAGTGTCGAAATCAAGTTAGAGGAGAAT TTCTTAGAAACCCAGACGGAAAGTAATACTCGTGAATATGCAGAATTAAAGAAACAAATTGCAGAACTTACGATCAAGTTGGAAGATTTTCGAAAGGTTAACGAAAATTTGGAAGTGAATTTGGCCTCTTTATTGAAGACTGCGAAATCAGAAATTGCACGGAAAGATAGAATGATCGAAGATCTGCGAAAACA GCTCGACGATGTAATGTTCAAGAGAGGCGCACACTTCAAAAGAAATGATCGCGTTCACAAACCGACTTTTGTCGATAACGTTACAATTCCTCGGCAGATAACTGACCAAATTTCTTTACCTCTCAGCCAAAATAAACACGAATCGGCGGAAACAGAATCATCGTATAATCCAACTAAaaattctaacctatccaagtCTACCTTAACGCCTCTTACAGTGTTTGGCGAACGGCTACTCAAAAGAATCGCGGAAGAGCAGTCTATGGAGAAAAGAGGGAAGCAACCGAGCAAATTCGGTTGTAATAACAGCTGCGTTCCAACCATTGAAGGTTATGTGGTAGAAAGCGACAAAGAAAATGGCTCTGTGACCGATGTTAAGCCATCTCGTACCAAAGAAATGCAATTGTCCGCTGTAGAAGAATATTCCGAGAAGGAACGGTTTACGGCAACAAATTGTTTAGCCGAAGGGAGGAACGAAATGGATTCGAATGTCAGATTTCAACAGAAACGGAAGCACATTACAGACATTGTTGACATTGCGGATGGAGAAAAAAACGATGGAACGGATAGGACGATGAACATAAAGTGTGTCGAGTTCGAAGTTAAAGAACGTGCACTGAGATCAACGAATAAAGAACCGCGCGAGGATGTTAATAATGTCTTCGATAAGAGACATGAGCATACGAAAACAAAGAGATTCGAAGGTTCGGAAAAATATTCTGACTCGCGATACATCACCTATTCGAACACGGAACGTAATCGCAGCTCGTCCGTCCAAGAATCAGGCAAAAAGCGTAGTCATCGAGTGACCACCGTCGCGGGACAACCAAGTCAGAATGACGCGGATGAACGTGTCGCGAAGAGACACTGCAAGTCAGCTGAAAGATTGTCAATTACGATGGACGATTATCGATCGAATAGCGTCGAGTGTCGTCGAATCAAGCAAAGAGAAGATCGTCGCACGACCGAACCGTGGGGAGATCGTCGATCGCGCAGGAGGCAATCTTTCTGCGAAAGTTCTCGAGACGAGAAATACACCAGAAGCAAATCAAATAAGTATAACGATTATCGGGAGAGATCGGTCAGGCGTTACGATACCAACTCCGACAGCGCGGATGGATCGAGATCAGCTGCTAAGAGAGAATCTCGCGATTCACGAAATATCGAGAAGTCGGAGAAATACGCGAGGTCCACGAATAAACGAAGCGCTCGTTCCGAGGATTACGAATATCAACCGAAAGAGCGGTTAAAGGACGTCGACAGGAGACAATACCGTACACGATATTGCGAAACCTTCAAGTCCGAAAAGGCCATCGATATAAACAAATCTATCGAAAGAAGCGATCGACGTAGGTTTGCGGGAAATTATGAAACTCCGAGTATTTGCTCTAGCAACGGAAAAAGACGCGAAAAATCGCAAGATCGTTGGACAAACGGTGACAAACCGGAATCACCCGTCATTTCGACCGACGAAACAAATGCGAATATCGTTATCCGTGCCGCTACCCCTACCACTAACGCTGTCGCAACGTGTATTGCGACTGTGGTATCGCTGGACGAACAATATTGCGAAAATATCGGACACGTTGAAAACGAGACCGTGGAAAACGTTGAAAACATtgagaaatttattcgtaattaTAACGCCAGCGATGTTCATCACCCTAAAGATAGTCTCGACGAAAGAAACGATACGTCGAAGATCGCGAAGGAACATGGACCAACGACAAACCACGTTTTCAAGGGTGAAACCAATTTCGAGGAGCAACCCGACACGATTCGCTCGGATGACGTCAAACCTGCTGAAATGAATACAAAGCTAGAGGCAGTCGAATCGAATGATGCGCTTCAACAAGTTTTCCAGGGCTCCGTCCAGAATGatacaaaagaaaatgaaacaACGGTGGCACCGTCGCCTGTAGAACATACAAAATCCAAGCAAGTATTAGAAAGTAATTCTTTGATCGATTTACCGGCTGACAAAGCATCAACTAACTTGAGAACAGATGCAGCGCTTTCAAATACTAATGCGACATGTAACATCTCTTCGAGTAATACTTTTCAAATTTCTAAACCAGGATGTAATGGTAACGTTAACGGTGACGCTGACGGTGACAGTAACGATGACGAGGGCGGTAACGATAAGGATAACGACAAAACTCGCAGTAGAACTGTTTCCAGAGATGTCGAAGCCGATAGGACTAATAGTAATTGCGACTACAGTGTTCCTGATAGCATCACTAAGGGTATCGACGATGACTGCGATCGTAATAATGAGAGTGACGGAAACATTAAAATTCACATGAAAACCAATGAAAACGATCACAAAACCGTTCGAAACAAAAAAGGAACGAGCAAGGAAAATGACAGAGCAAACCTCGCAGAAAAATTAgatgaaaaaatagaaaacgaaGAGAGCAAAGTAAACAAGGAACAGAAAGAGAATGGTATAGCTGTGACGGAACAAGGATCACGCGAGATGGAAAAGTCGTCGATTAATTGTAACGGTACAAATAGGAAAAAAACATCTACGAACGTACACGGAAAAATAATTGTACTTGTACGGCGCAAAAAACCTGTATGCTTAGCAAACAATAACGCAAACATGACTGTCCTTATAAATAACAGTCAGAACCTTAATAATAGTTAA
- the Flash gene encoding FLICE-associated huge protein isoform X2, translated as MIEDLRKQLDDVMFKRGAHFKRNDRVHKPTFVDNVTIPRQITDQISLPLSQNKHESAETESSYNPTKNSNLSKSTLTPLTVFGERLLKRIAEEQSMEKRGKQPSKFGCNNSCVPTIEGYVVESDKENGSVTDVKPSRTKEMQLSAVEEYSEKERFTATNCLAEGRNEMDSNVRFQQKRKHITDIVDIADGEKNDGTDRTMNIKCVEFEVKERALRSTNKEPREDVNNVFDKRHEHTKTKRFEGSEKYSDSRYITYSNTERNRSSSVQESGKKRSHRVTTVAGQPSQNDADERVAKRHCKSAERLSITMDDYRSNSVECRRIKQREDRRTTEPWGDRRSRRRQSFCESSRDEKYTRSKSNKYNDYRERSVRRYDTNSDSADGSRSAAKRESRDSRNIEKSEKYARSTNKRSARSEDYEYQPKERLKDVDRRQYRTRYCETFKSEKAIDINKSIERSDRRRFAGNYETPSICSSNGKRREKSQDRWTNGDKPESPVISTDETNANIVIRAATPTTNAVATCIATVVSLDEQYCENIGHVENETVENVENIEKFIRNYNASDVHHPKDSLDERNDTSKIAKEHGPTTNHVFKGETNFEEQPDTIRSDDVKPAEMNTKLEAVESNDALQQVFQGSVQNDTKENETTVAPSPVEHTKSKQVLESNSLIDLPADKASTNLRTDAALSNTNATCNISSSNTFQISKPGCNGNVNGDADGDSNDDEGGNDKDNDKTRSRTVSRDVEADRTNSNCDYSVPDSITKGIDDDCDRNNESDGNIKIHMKTNENDHKTVRNKKGTSKENDRANLAEKLDEKIENEESKVNKEQKENGIAVTEQGSREMEKSSINCNGTNRKKTSTNVHGKIIVLVRRKKPVCLANNNANMTVLINNSQNLNNS; from the exons ATGATCGAAGATCTGCGAAAACA GCTCGACGATGTAATGTTCAAGAGAGGCGCACACTTCAAAAGAAATGATCGCGTTCACAAACCGACTTTTGTCGATAACGTTACAATTCCTCGGCAGATAACTGACCAAATTTCTTTACCTCTCAGCCAAAATAAACACGAATCGGCGGAAACAGAATCATCGTATAATCCAACTAAaaattctaacctatccaagtCTACCTTAACGCCTCTTACAGTGTTTGGCGAACGGCTACTCAAAAGAATCGCGGAAGAGCAGTCTATGGAGAAAAGAGGGAAGCAACCGAGCAAATTCGGTTGTAATAACAGCTGCGTTCCAACCATTGAAGGTTATGTGGTAGAAAGCGACAAAGAAAATGGCTCTGTGACCGATGTTAAGCCATCTCGTACCAAAGAAATGCAATTGTCCGCTGTAGAAGAATATTCCGAGAAGGAACGGTTTACGGCAACAAATTGTTTAGCCGAAGGGAGGAACGAAATGGATTCGAATGTCAGATTTCAACAGAAACGGAAGCACATTACAGACATTGTTGACATTGCGGATGGAGAAAAAAACGATGGAACGGATAGGACGATGAACATAAAGTGTGTCGAGTTCGAAGTTAAAGAACGTGCACTGAGATCAACGAATAAAGAACCGCGCGAGGATGTTAATAATGTCTTCGATAAGAGACATGAGCATACGAAAACAAAGAGATTCGAAGGTTCGGAAAAATATTCTGACTCGCGATACATCACCTATTCGAACACGGAACGTAATCGCAGCTCGTCCGTCCAAGAATCAGGCAAAAAGCGTAGTCATCGAGTGACCACCGTCGCGGGACAACCAAGTCAGAATGACGCGGATGAACGTGTCGCGAAGAGACACTGCAAGTCAGCTGAAAGATTGTCAATTACGATGGACGATTATCGATCGAATAGCGTCGAGTGTCGTCGAATCAAGCAAAGAGAAGATCGTCGCACGACCGAACCGTGGGGAGATCGTCGATCGCGCAGGAGGCAATCTTTCTGCGAAAGTTCTCGAGACGAGAAATACACCAGAAGCAAATCAAATAAGTATAACGATTATCGGGAGAGATCGGTCAGGCGTTACGATACCAACTCCGACAGCGCGGATGGATCGAGATCAGCTGCTAAGAGAGAATCTCGCGATTCACGAAATATCGAGAAGTCGGAGAAATACGCGAGGTCCACGAATAAACGAAGCGCTCGTTCCGAGGATTACGAATATCAACCGAAAGAGCGGTTAAAGGACGTCGACAGGAGACAATACCGTACACGATATTGCGAAACCTTCAAGTCCGAAAAGGCCATCGATATAAACAAATCTATCGAAAGAAGCGATCGACGTAGGTTTGCGGGAAATTATGAAACTCCGAGTATTTGCTCTAGCAACGGAAAAAGACGCGAAAAATCGCAAGATCGTTGGACAAACGGTGACAAACCGGAATCACCCGTCATTTCGACCGACGAAACAAATGCGAATATCGTTATCCGTGCCGCTACCCCTACCACTAACGCTGTCGCAACGTGTATTGCGACTGTGGTATCGCTGGACGAACAATATTGCGAAAATATCGGACACGTTGAAAACGAGACCGTGGAAAACGTTGAAAACATtgagaaatttattcgtaattaTAACGCCAGCGATGTTCATCACCCTAAAGATAGTCTCGACGAAAGAAACGATACGTCGAAGATCGCGAAGGAACATGGACCAACGACAAACCACGTTTTCAAGGGTGAAACCAATTTCGAGGAGCAACCCGACACGATTCGCTCGGATGACGTCAAACCTGCTGAAATGAATACAAAGCTAGAGGCAGTCGAATCGAATGATGCGCTTCAACAAGTTTTCCAGGGCTCCGTCCAGAATGatacaaaagaaaatgaaacaACGGTGGCACCGTCGCCTGTAGAACATACAAAATCCAAGCAAGTATTAGAAAGTAATTCTTTGATCGATTTACCGGCTGACAAAGCATCAACTAACTTGAGAACAGATGCAGCGCTTTCAAATACTAATGCGACATGTAACATCTCTTCGAGTAATACTTTTCAAATTTCTAAACCAGGATGTAATGGTAACGTTAACGGTGACGCTGACGGTGACAGTAACGATGACGAGGGCGGTAACGATAAGGATAACGACAAAACTCGCAGTAGAACTGTTTCCAGAGATGTCGAAGCCGATAGGACTAATAGTAATTGCGACTACAGTGTTCCTGATAGCATCACTAAGGGTATCGACGATGACTGCGATCGTAATAATGAGAGTGACGGAAACATTAAAATTCACATGAAAACCAATGAAAACGATCACAAAACCGTTCGAAACAAAAAAGGAACGAGCAAGGAAAATGACAGAGCAAACCTCGCAGAAAAATTAgatgaaaaaatagaaaacgaaGAGAGCAAAGTAAACAAGGAACAGAAAGAGAATGGTATAGCTGTGACGGAACAAGGATCACGCGAGATGGAAAAGTCGTCGATTAATTGTAACGGTACAAATAGGAAAAAAACATCTACGAACGTACACGGAAAAATAATTGTACTTGTACGGCGCAAAAAACCTGTATGCTTAGCAAACAATAACGCAAACATGACTGTCCTTATAAATAACAGTCAGAACCTTAATAATAGTTAA
- the Flash gene encoding FLICE-associated huge protein isoform X3 has protein sequence MFGERLLKRIAEEQSMEKRGKQPSKFGCNNSCVPTIEGYVVESDKENGSVTDVKPSRTKEMQLSAVEEYSEKERFTATNCLAEGRNEMDSNVRFQQKRKHITDIVDIADGEKNDGTDRTMNIKCVEFEVKERALRSTNKEPREDVNNVFDKRHEHTKTKRFEGSEKYSDSRYITYSNTERNRSSSVQESGKKRSHRVTTVAGQPSQNDADERVAKRHCKSAERLSITMDDYRSNSVECRRIKQREDRRTTEPWGDRRSRRRQSFCESSRDEKYTRSKSNKYNDYRERSVRRYDTNSDSADGSRSAAKRESRDSRNIEKSEKYARSTNKRSARSEDYEYQPKERLKDVDRRQYRTRYCETFKSEKAIDINKSIERSDRRRFAGNYETPSICSSNGKRREKSQDRWTNGDKPESPVISTDETNANIVIRAATPTTNAVATCIATVVSLDEQYCENIGHVENETVENVENIEKFIRNYNASDVHHPKDSLDERNDTSKIAKEHGPTTNHVFKGETNFEEQPDTIRSDDVKPAEMNTKLEAVESNDALQQVFQGSVQNDTKENETTVAPSPVEHTKSKQVLESNSLIDLPADKASTNLRTDAALSNTNATCNISSSNTFQISKPGCNGNVNGDADGDSNDDEGGNDKDNDKTRSRTVSRDVEADRTNSNCDYSVPDSITKGIDDDCDRNNESDGNIKIHMKTNENDHKTVRNKKGTSKENDRANLAEKLDEKIENEESKVNKEQKENGIAVTEQGSREMEKSSINCNGTNRKKTSTNVHGKIIVLVRRKKPVCLANNNANMTVLINNSQNLNNS, from the exons A TGTTTGGCGAACGGCTACTCAAAAGAATCGCGGAAGAGCAGTCTATGGAGAAAAGAGGGAAGCAACCGAGCAAATTCGGTTGTAATAACAGCTGCGTTCCAACCATTGAAGGTTATGTGGTAGAAAGCGACAAAGAAAATGGCTCTGTGACCGATGTTAAGCCATCTCGTACCAAAGAAATGCAATTGTCCGCTGTAGAAGAATATTCCGAGAAGGAACGGTTTACGGCAACAAATTGTTTAGCCGAAGGGAGGAACGAAATGGATTCGAATGTCAGATTTCAACAGAAACGGAAGCACATTACAGACATTGTTGACATTGCGGATGGAGAAAAAAACGATGGAACGGATAGGACGATGAACATAAAGTGTGTCGAGTTCGAAGTTAAAGAACGTGCACTGAGATCAACGAATAAAGAACCGCGCGAGGATGTTAATAATGTCTTCGATAAGAGACATGAGCATACGAAAACAAAGAGATTCGAAGGTTCGGAAAAATATTCTGACTCGCGATACATCACCTATTCGAACACGGAACGTAATCGCAGCTCGTCCGTCCAAGAATCAGGCAAAAAGCGTAGTCATCGAGTGACCACCGTCGCGGGACAACCAAGTCAGAATGACGCGGATGAACGTGTCGCGAAGAGACACTGCAAGTCAGCTGAAAGATTGTCAATTACGATGGACGATTATCGATCGAATAGCGTCGAGTGTCGTCGAATCAAGCAAAGAGAAGATCGTCGCACGACCGAACCGTGGGGAGATCGTCGATCGCGCAGGAGGCAATCTTTCTGCGAAAGTTCTCGAGACGAGAAATACACCAGAAGCAAATCAAATAAGTATAACGATTATCGGGAGAGATCGGTCAGGCGTTACGATACCAACTCCGACAGCGCGGATGGATCGAGATCAGCTGCTAAGAGAGAATCTCGCGATTCACGAAATATCGAGAAGTCGGAGAAATACGCGAGGTCCACGAATAAACGAAGCGCTCGTTCCGAGGATTACGAATATCAACCGAAAGAGCGGTTAAAGGACGTCGACAGGAGACAATACCGTACACGATATTGCGAAACCTTCAAGTCCGAAAAGGCCATCGATATAAACAAATCTATCGAAAGAAGCGATCGACGTAGGTTTGCGGGAAATTATGAAACTCCGAGTATTTGCTCTAGCAACGGAAAAAGACGCGAAAAATCGCAAGATCGTTGGACAAACGGTGACAAACCGGAATCACCCGTCATTTCGACCGACGAAACAAATGCGAATATCGTTATCCGTGCCGCTACCCCTACCACTAACGCTGTCGCAACGTGTATTGCGACTGTGGTATCGCTGGACGAACAATATTGCGAAAATATCGGACACGTTGAAAACGAGACCGTGGAAAACGTTGAAAACATtgagaaatttattcgtaattaTAACGCCAGCGATGTTCATCACCCTAAAGATAGTCTCGACGAAAGAAACGATACGTCGAAGATCGCGAAGGAACATGGACCAACGACAAACCACGTTTTCAAGGGTGAAACCAATTTCGAGGAGCAACCCGACACGATTCGCTCGGATGACGTCAAACCTGCTGAAATGAATACAAAGCTAGAGGCAGTCGAATCGAATGATGCGCTTCAACAAGTTTTCCAGGGCTCCGTCCAGAATGatacaaaagaaaatgaaacaACGGTGGCACCGTCGCCTGTAGAACATACAAAATCCAAGCAAGTATTAGAAAGTAATTCTTTGATCGATTTACCGGCTGACAAAGCATCAACTAACTTGAGAACAGATGCAGCGCTTTCAAATACTAATGCGACATGTAACATCTCTTCGAGTAATACTTTTCAAATTTCTAAACCAGGATGTAATGGTAACGTTAACGGTGACGCTGACGGTGACAGTAACGATGACGAGGGCGGTAACGATAAGGATAACGACAAAACTCGCAGTAGAACTGTTTCCAGAGATGTCGAAGCCGATAGGACTAATAGTAATTGCGACTACAGTGTTCCTGATAGCATCACTAAGGGTATCGACGATGACTGCGATCGTAATAATGAGAGTGACGGAAACATTAAAATTCACATGAAAACCAATGAAAACGATCACAAAACCGTTCGAAACAAAAAAGGAACGAGCAAGGAAAATGACAGAGCAAACCTCGCAGAAAAATTAgatgaaaaaatagaaaacgaaGAGAGCAAAGTAAACAAGGAACAGAAAGAGAATGGTATAGCTGTGACGGAACAAGGATCACGCGAGATGGAAAAGTCGTCGATTAATTGTAACGGTACAAATAGGAAAAAAACATCTACGAACGTACACGGAAAAATAATTGTACTTGTACGGCGCAAAAAACCTGTATGCTTAGCAAACAATAACGCAAACATGACTGTCCTTATAAATAACAGTCAGAACCTTAATAATAGTTAA
- the LOC143359554 gene encoding putative acetylcholine receptor chaperone, which yields MGSIVLKSLSVLLGIFFVFVGTMKLTSHISKDLHKDLRKEYVKYAKVFPLSGTLDFKVPSKWYRRVVGSLEIICGLAMAIVPSHKIKNASNAVLLLLMLMAVYSHYMVNDKFERIAPALVFFFMLTGRLVIDWQLRREDAQSVTANGLDDKTKKQD from the exons ATGGGCTCTATCGTCCTAAAGTCACTCTCGGTTCTCCtcggaatattttttgttttcgtcGGCACCATGAAGTTAACTTCGCACATCAGCAAGGATCTTCACAAGGACTTG AGAAAAGAATATGTCAAGTACGCGAAAGTGTTTCCCCTCTCCGGAACGTTGGACTTCAAAGTACCGAGCAAATGGTACAGAAGAGTTGTCGGATCGCTCGAGATCATCTGCGGGCTTGCAATGGCGATAGTGCCTAGCC ACAAGATAAAGAACGCGTCGAACGCGGTGTTACTCTTATTAATGTTAATGGCCGTGTATTCTCACTACATGGTCAACGATAAATTCGAGAGGATCGCACCAGCTTTG GTGTTCTTCTTCATGCTGACAGGACGTCTAGTGATAGACTGGCAATTGAGACGAGAGGACGCGCAGTCGGTCACAGCGAACGGTCTAGACGATAAAACCAAAAAGCAGGATTGA
- the Vta1 gene encoding vesicle trafficking 1 — protein sequence MVNPNLPDVPVPLKNIEQYLKIAATHHELDPVVSYWCRLYALQTGLKISTKTTEQTTFLIKLMDWLETTKKELRENEAITNDIVAQAHLENWALKLFLYADKRDRAGDFSKKTIQSFFTAGLLYDVLTVFGELSEEATQKGKYAKWKATYIHNCLKNGETPVPGPIEDNMEDLDSVEADDSAGSQEKPGDGEAFSDSNKSSNTGYIDPFDRTTHNMPKKGSIEEGSSEIADDYRPIPKTETEGGINLSLEQMNKAQKLIKWAGSALNYDDVPTAVLNLRKAINLLTTGQEAD from the exons ATGGTTAACCCAAATCTACCAGACGTTCCAGTTCCTTTGAAAAACATAGAGCAATATTTAAAGATAGCAGCCACTCATCATGAACTAGATCCTGTTGTTAGTTATTGGT gtCGCCTATATGCGCTCCAAACAGGATTGAAAATTTCAACGAAAACGACAGAACAAACAACtttcttaataaaattaatggatTGGTTAGAAACAACTAAAAAAGAATTACGAGAGAACGAAGCGATTACAAACGATATAGTCGCGCAAGCACATTTAGAGAATTGGGCTCTCAAGCTTTTCTTGTATGCCGATAAAAGGGATAGAGCTGGTGATTTTAGTAAAAAAACAATACAAAGTTTTTTCACTGCAGGCCTGCTTTACGACGTCTTGACTGTATTCGGCGAATTAAGCGAGGAAGCAACGCAAAAAGGAAAATATGCTAAATGGAAGGCGACGTATATTcacaattgtttaaaaaatggtgaGACACCGGTACCAGGACCCATAGAGGACAACATGGAAGATTTGGATTCAG TCGAAGCCGACGACAGTGCTGGAAGTCAGGAGAAACCAGGGGATGGTGAAGCATTCTCAGATTCGAACAAAAGTAGTAACACTGGCTACATCGACCCGTTTGATAGAACAACACACAATATGCCTAAGAAAGGGAGTATAGAGGAAGGATCTTCTGAAATTGCAGATGACTACCGTCCAATTCCAAAAACGGAAACAGAAG GAGGAATCAACTTGTCGTTGGAACAAATGAACAAGGCACAGAAACTAATTAAATGGGCTGGAAGCGCTTTAAATTACGACGATGTGCCAACAGCTGTCTTAAATCTTCGGAAAGCTATAAATCTCTTGACTACTGGCCAAGAAGCAGATTAA